The following is a genomic window from Dermacentor variabilis isolate Ectoservices chromosome 11, ASM5094787v1, whole genome shotgun sequence.
CAAGGTTAAAGAAGTCGGCCGCAGAGACTTGAATGATTCGGCAGCAGAAGCACCCGAGTGTGAAGGAACGTGTGAAGTGAACAAAGTGCGACCAGATCGATTATACTGTGTCCCTTATAAATTCCACGCATAAAATTCAATTGCATTTCAATAAAATGTATATTCAACTAAACAGAAAGTCAACAGAAACTCAACACGATTTTTATCGCTGCTTTTTTACGGGGTATAAGAGAGGCCGTCCTATAAGAAGCGTTGAGCGCAACAAGAACGTCTCTGTTACGCTCCAAAGTGCGGGGCAGAACGTGTGAATTTGCTGGGTCGTAAACGCGGAGCGCGGCTTTTGagtaaacataaaagaaaaaagcttCACTTCACGTCCGTTCCCACATAAGCGCGGGGCAGACCGCATTATTTTTTTGTGCAGATTCTCTGCATTCCACTTTTATGCTGTTGCGAAGTCCGCTACTAAATGACAGGTAAATAAATACACATAGAAAAGGAATGCACGCATGGCCTGTCATATCGCTCTAGCGAAAGCATGCCAAGTAGGTTTCGCGGCGCGTTGGCTACGATGTCAGCAGCTTGATTCCGCTTGCTCGCTCTCCAATTTGAAGGTGGGAGCGTCTTGCAGCTTGCGCTTATTTTTGGGGCCAGGCGCCAGATTCAGGTGCTACTACATATTTTTACATCTGGGTGTGTTTCTGCTGACTCTTATTTCTTCCGCGGGGGCTGGGCTACAGTTGCTCCACTCGTGAGCGAAAACTTGGCCGCTGAAATAACGAGATACCTTATTCTTGTTAGCCTCGTTGCCTTCGTCTAATCGCTTACCGGCACATTTTCTGGCGGGCGGAGGTAGGAATTGTTTTTTTCATCGAACAGTTTGTAAAGTCCGCTCAGACGCGAAAAAGTTCACTGCAGTGACATACCAGCTGCCCCAAATAAATGTCGCCAAGAATTAAAAAATTAGCGGACAGCTTTTTGCAAACGGCGATCACTACAGATTAACGGGCATTGTGCATGATATCGTAAGTATACTTCATTATTTTGAGTAAATAACTAGTTTAATAAATTTAATCGGCTAACTTTAATTTACTTACCTAACCGATAAGGTGTAGGCAATAATAGTGGAGGATGTCGAAGTGGAGACTGGTAGCTGCGGTTAAATCAATGTAAATCCTGTGTGCTAATTTTTCCCAGCAAGAAAAACGAAACCTCACAAGGTTTAAATTTAAAAGGAACACGACGCGACAACGCGGCCTCACGCGAGCGATAGGAGCGATTTCAAACGTAAACCTCGCCGAATCTCGTACGCTGTGCATCTTACGCATGTTCAGAGCAAGGGCTTCGCGTGTTTGATCACCACTGGAGACGCGCGCGACAATCTGGTAACGTGTCGGTGAGAAAGCGCGGCCGCTCGCTTCCACTGAGACAAGCTAGACCCGTGCTTGACGAGGCTTACGTTGTCGGAGCACCGCATTTCCAATTTCCTAAGTGGAACAACGAGACTTTTCAAAAAGTCTCGTTCCACTTATACCAAGGTcaattcaaataggtcgcgaagcttcgggcgaaaagcggttcagtacagattgtcaccgacatcagcatggggggttatgggagcagcgattgaagcgcgactatgtttggagggaacaaacatggggaaagaaaaacgcgttttttaattcaaacgagacacagttagattcattcaacgaaaataaaattcctagtcaattttatatattcgtgatgagttaagaaaatacgtttaattttattattattaataaatgcatttcttttcagcgcccatcgctacagggggcgttgacgccactatcactcgcagtgcaatgcacgtcttgaaatgggcagaaaggcgcactcgtatcacctgttgaaatacgcccccctcacaatttgtgctttcttgcttgtgaagtttgtctgaatttggtgacgcgggtagtttcattgcttcttaatctgttcagtcaaaagtagtgagttacgaccgccagataattgtgtagttgttttcgtgcgactgcgctggccgacgggcttggcatccgacaataggatcagcactctacacctaaagctttcgtcggcgtccaaagaaagtatgttctgtgcagggatgcgatttcgacaaccgtatggttggccttttcctgcatcgctttccacgctgaaagctcgaaacgcccatcaagtcgaatggcggggcatttgaatatatagctacaaaggaagaacaacaaaacaaatttcgcgccttcgaaaacaaaatgatgtcacttctgcttttaacggacatggcgtcacgttatttatttttccgccggaagtgttcccaccacatacagatggcgctaagccccatgaaccggcgatggaccgccatgttttgaacgtatgggctcctatggaagcttcactaccaggtatatttaccttgcttaTACTCTATGCAATAAATATATGCTTGTCACCTTGACTCTCCGGAAGGGGGTGGGGCTGCGCCCGAGAGGAAAGGAACGGTGGCTTCTGTTTGAATCTTTAAGATGTTCTCGCGCCGTGGCGGGCAGTGCGATACCTTGCAGGCACAGTATTTAGCGCCCGAGCTACGCGTCGCACTTGACTGTCTGCAATAGAAATCTTGGTGTAAAGTCCTCTAATCTGTACGAACAATTTTGTGATTCGCTGTGGATATGCTCCGGAAATATGAGATCTAGTGCTCTCAGAAAGAGGGCTCAGTAGCAGGCATCGGGGCTCCTCGGCGTTCAACGAGGGTCTTTATTTGTATCCACGACATCGTCAGTGAAAGTCCACTACCGATTCTACCGTTGGACGCCTGGCACTGACGGAGACAAGTCAGTTGACGTCCCTCAACAGTCCTGGAACTGGAAGTAGCGCAACTCTTGGCCGTGGAAGGCCGTCAAGGCAGCGCCGTTCTTGTCGTCTTCCAGGATCATCAAGATGCCCTTGGCCACGTGCTCGACACTGCAGCAGGGGCAACCGAAACGCAGGTGCAGGTGATGCAAATGGCTTCGCGGTTTGTCGACTGATCAGTGTCACTTTCAGATTTATCGCGCTTTGTATAAATCTCAACTTCTGCTTTACGTTATCTTTTAGAAAGCAGTGCTATATTCTTATTCCTCACGCTATATCGACTGCCAGGGGTTTCTTGGCCACGCATAGCTGTTTCGGTGCAATTATTTTTCCCAAGTACGCCACCGAATGTATGCCTATAGGGTGTTTATTGAGAGttattcaaaatttaaaaaaaaattacatggggcagggaaacttaaaaaaaaattctactcGTTGAGCTAGATTAGTTTAACAaacggacattatttgcacaataAACTGAAATTCACAATCAAATACTTATCTGTTTTTGGTAATCAACGGTTAAActaagtaaatgaaaaaaaggaatagTCTTGggctttaggtgccaaaaccacaataagattatgaggcgcgccacaGTGAGAGTGcgcaataatttggaccacctgggcttctttagcatgcacccaatgcacggtacatggaaGTTGTTggatttggcccccatcgaaatgtggccaccgcggccgggatttgaccctGCAACCTCGGgtttagtagcgcaacgccaaagcacCACAGTGGGTTGAATGAACGGcgacacacattgcaatttactaacTGGAACCCACCGAACACACAAAGTGTAAGTTCGTGAAATAAATTTCGTGTCTGAATTTTGTGTCCACGGTAAGGAGGCCTACATAGTCAAACTAACGATGAGTTCGATACACTATGGCGTCTCAAAGAGCTTCTGTGTTGCTAtggcttgtgaaaaaaaaagaaaactcagtaAATCAATTAACCATTGCTACTTCAGGTAAATGCCGAGTAGAGCAGGTTGGGACCGCGTTCTTAAGAGCTTTCACTCGTCGACCGTGTGTTACTCCCATATTTCTTCTTCCTTCGCCATTTAGGTTACACTGACATGCAGGATTGCGCGTAATTGCGTAAGCCTTGGTATTTTCTGTCGCTGATTATTAGTGATGCACGACTCGTCACGTTTAGCATGATTATATAGACAAAATTGACGAAATCTCAGCAAGACTGTCGCAATGAACAGCACGCAGAGCAGTTGACGTAGCACGCACGTCATAACACGTTTGTCGAAATCCAGGGCCATGGCGGTGGTGTCCTCCCGGGTCTTGCAGAAGGCGGATATGCCCCACCACATCGGCGTGTTCATAGGCTCGGGGCAGATACAGTTCACCTTGACTCCGTGACGGTTCAGGTAGAGGTCACTCTGcgcagacgaagaaaaaaaaagtctggtTGCAAGGGGGAAGTTTGTTTCACGGAGCAATATGACTGCGTACAAAAATTATGTTTTTGATATGCCTAAGAATATTTAAACTCACTAAGGTTGCCAACGCTGGGCAAAACCGTAACCGATTATTACGTCACCGTAGGAGCAAATTCCCAAGAAATTCTTAGTCGCGATGACTGCAGAAACAAATAATTGTTTCATAACGCATTGAGGTATGCTATAAGACTCGAGTTATTTTTCAGATTGCGCTGGGAGAGGTTTATAGTTTCTGAATGGAACTACAACTAGCCGAAACTTCCCTCTACCTTTGCTGCCTTCAAAGTAGTTTTTTAGCAATTAAACAAAATTTTAAATGACTAGGTCGCTCCCTCACTCCTTCCTTCCCTCACTCCATGCTTGCCCCTTCACTCACTGACTCACGCAATGTCTTGCTCGCATAGTTCACTTACGCTCATTTCTCTCTCAAATTAGTTCTCCCGCTCAGTCGCATCTTCACGTGCACATTACATCTCACCGACTTGTTCAATCACTTTCCCACTTGCTCACTCATCCAACCTCAAGATACGTTCATTCGCGCAAACGTTTTCCCACCGGCACTCACGCACTCTCCCACTCACTCCCCCTCTTTCTCCTCCCCTCGAAACGGCTGCCTCTCTGCCCCGCTGCCTCACATACACCCTCCACTCGCTCATCACTCGCGTCCAAATACGGGTCCCGTTGACAGCTGCGCCGTAGCCGCCACCGCTCCTCACGCCAGCCCTCACCAGCCAGACCACACTCCGTCACTTCATCTTGCACGGTTATGCGACGTCCTAGGAGGGGGAGCAAATATCCGTATAAAACCTTGCGGACGCAGCGCATATACCGGTCTCGTCTGGCCGCGAGGAAGGAGGAGATCAGCCGATCTCAATCGAGGGGGGGACTCCTCCGCTCTTTTTGTGCAGCCCCGCGTGTGGTATGCCGCCGCAAAACCGGCGGGAAACGGAGGAAATAGAAGCGCTGGGGAGCGGCGGCGATGAGATATGGCACGGGCCGAGTCAAAACAGGTTAATGAGAGGCAAAGCGGCGCGCACTCCCTACGCTGCTCACGGGTCGGAAGCCAGCCACTAccctgcatccccccccccccttcctgacTCCTCCACGCCACAGTGCGTGCTTAAATTTAGTACGCACGTGGTGAAGGAGAGGACCTCCTAAAAGCGACGCGGCGCGATGCGCTTTCAAAGCTGGACTCATCGTGGACCCGGCGTTGGCGGTTGCCGGTGTCACTGATTTAGCCGCATTTTTATCCCTAATTTTAGCTTGTCCTCGACAGAATGAGATACACAGTTTCAGCTGCAGGTGCTCCAGAGACAAGCGCATAGCTTCGAAGCGATTGCGTTCTTGTAAGAAACCAGTGGTCCTTAGCCTCTTGGCGACCAGCTTATACTAAGGCTTTTCATTTAACCCCACTCACCTTTAACATCGATACATTCACCGAATGGAATGCACCATTAAAATTTCGGGCAAATGAGATTCGCTAAACCACTAGGAAAAGGCTGCTATAGCGAGGTTGACAGGAAAGGCAACCTTAACCATTTCAGTCACGGCATCCGCATACGCAGACGACACTTTTGAATATTACTAGACACGACAGAGTAATACCTTGAACGAAGCGCTGAAATAAACGAACCTAACGCAATGCTACCAAATAAAACAATGTCATAAGTCTATTTAGCATGAAGGGTAATGCAAAACAATGGTATTTCAAAAGGCGCAAGTATTCTATACATAGTTTCACGAGAAGTTCCACGTGTCACTCTGTGTCGTTGTTGTTAATGTGTTGTTTCTCGCAATAGAAGCTCCACAGCACAATAATACCAAGCGCAACTAGTTGTAACAAATGTTCAAGTCAGTTTCTTATATAACACATTATCTAAAACAAGTCAATATCGGAAATTAATTATTTTCTCTTTGAAGCATGAAGACGAGCCTGATGGGACGTAAATATTCTTGAAAGAGGGCCATACCTTTTCTGCAATGTTCGCAGCACGTTCTCAGGAAAACAAATGAGTAAATTTGGTGGCTTTAGGAAGGCTCTTTCATAATTCACGACTGAACAAGTTATCGCAGTACGGAAAGACCAAAATTCACTACCCTAAATCAACACTGAAACAAAATCGCGTCCCGCAAAAGCGAGTGCAAAGGAATAGTACGCATCGAACCAGTTCCCGAATTTGGACAGGAGCTTTTCTTCTTGCCTTCAAGGCAAGCGGTGTTGTTTAAAGGCTGTTACCGCAACGAAGCGTCCGCTTCTGATGTTGACCGGGTATTTCCTGCGCATGTATCCGTTTTTCAAATTACGACTTTTGCCTACCTCGAATCGTAGACCACATGGACTAAGTAAGCATTGGCACGCCACATGAATAGGTGCACCTGCTCGTTCAATTTGTTGCCTCAAGCACCCGCTCTATCCACGTTGGTCGTCAGTTAACCTTAATTCTCGACGAGTGCACATTCGGAAGAACGATAAGGCTTATCTTCCAGTATGGCTGTTTCAAGCGTGGTCACTGAAGTAGGCGTCGTAACTTATGGCCCTCGCATATCCCACGCGCCTCTTGCTTCTGGGGTTCCGGCTCACTCGCTGATAAACGTGGCTGCCACGGAAAGCCGCCTGGCCCGGTCACCATTGCATTAACACCGTTATTGTTTATTACCTCAGCGGATTAGGAGCCGTTCAGCTTACGCGTTCTCATTTCGTAATGCTGTAAAGATCTCGAACCATCCACCTACCACTAAACTATTATTGACTTTGCGCCCTCTCTTATTCGACCGACGGCTCCATAGAAGTGTAACTGAAGATTAACTGATATGCCTGTAGGAAGCAGCCAGATTACATTGCCAGTGCTGTGGTGGAAGCTTGCCCTGGCCTAGCGGCAGTGGACTCGGTTAGTCGAATTGGGAGCAGCGCAGCTTCAATTTTTCCCTGTGCTGCGGGTGTTCATACTGTGTAATAAGCTTGCATGTCTGCACGTTATTTTTTTTACGAACACCCTGGCTTTCCtcccctcttctctctctctctgtctctctctctattagAACCAGACTGTGACTGCAAAAATTCAAACTCCAGTGCGCAGAACATCAAACTGATGCTAACATATAGGTAAAATAAGTTTGCATTGTATTGCGATGTTCCACCCCTTACAAGTGCCAATAAATTTCACCATCATTGCTATTTCATGTCCGTATGTGGGCGAAAATCAGCTACGCTAATGGTTCTACTTCCCTGCTCGAATTTTTGGATGTTTTATACGCCCAGAACACTACATCACCGGCAGcaattattttaattatttgTTGGTTGGGAAATATAGGAtatgcagattaaaaaaaaaaaaactagggaaCAAGCAGGCTGACAACTGCCACATAGAGGGGCAAGACGTCGTTAAGGTGCATAGATAAAACAATATCGAGATTAGGAAAAAGCAATGCAAGGATTAGAGAGTTAAGGAAGGCATATTTCCGATATCCAGGTATTCAGCATTGCAGAATTAAGAAATGTTCAACACTACGCTCTCCTAATAAAGTGATAACACAAGTTCGGTAATTTACAGGAGCTGCCTCCACGTTGAACGGAGTTTTTTTGCGCAGGCTACCTTCTTCGCATCGTGGTTTGAAACTTTGTTATGAGAGTATTTTTCTGCGGAGACAGAATGGCGGACAACGCGTGGCGCCAGGCAGCACCATTCCTTGTTTACTCACCCCAAAAGCCCTCGTCATGGCAACCACGGCTGTCTTAGCCGCGTTGTAGGCAGGGATCATGGGCTTCACCCTGAGGCCTGGACGTGAGCgatgaatgaaaaagaaaacgcgattATTACGACTCCGAcggaaaaacaaataaacaaaacaagaacTCGGTATTTCAGTTTCTCGGGAGGCGAAGTCCTCTACAAACTTGGCCAGCACGGGCGAAACTCAGTTCTAGCCTCCGTACGTAGTGGAGAACACAGATCTGTAAAACGAGCCGACTGATCCGCGTTGCTGTGACGGGAACTGTTGCccatcacgaggtcgcgggttcgacccgGGGCCGATACTGTCGTTGCGATTCAAAGAACAGACATGCTACAAACCGTATGGACAGACCAAAAGTGAGACGACATGAAAATGCGACATATACCGGTGCGCCGTTATTCGACACGTAATCAGCTTATCCAGTTCGACGATCATTCGAGACGCGCAAGTATACATCcggtaagaaataaaaaaaaaagtgaatacaCCTTGTCGGTCGATTTGTTATGGCGTTATGCCGCGGAGGAATTTGTCGCTAGTTCCGATGATGTTCGAGTAAACTCGTGAgcgctgcacaaaaaaaaaaaaaaaatgaagcgctgATAAGTGTTAAATGAAGCGGCAATAAACTTAGCCCCATTTTTTTTGAGGACGTATTTCTCGGTAGTGCAGCGCTAAGCACAGGATTTCTGCGAAAGAGGTTCGATTTCGTCGCTGTTCATCTTCAATTTCGCAATTGAGACGCGTACCCTAAAGTGAAGAATTGCAAATTCAATGCGTGGAACTGGCAATTACGTAACAGCTCTGCGATTTGCTGTGTAAGTAACGTCTGTCTTTTCTGGAGCAGCAGAATTGCGCTATCTatacccagaaaaaaaaatcctaatTAGGTGTTCACACTAAGAAGATTCGCAGTGTGTGAGCTTTTAAGCAATGAACTTGTTAGGTCAGACTCTATACGAAAGAGGCGCTGCTCATAACAGCTAAcacagcaattaaaaaaaaataagaaaagattTTGGTGTCGTTTGCGAGATAATCTATAAAGCTCTTAATCCCAAAATTTGACTCATCTGATTTCGTTTGAAAGCACTGCAATTTTCATCTCATGGTTTTAGAAAGCTGCTGTGTCTCACCGGCGTCTGAGGCGACGTTGATGATGTGTCCACCTTTCTGGCCATTGTCCTTTCCCATGTACTTGAGGCCGAGGAGGATTCCGCTGAACACCGCTTGCTGCGTGGACATGTTTCCCTTTCAACAACGgcccgtcagaaaaaaaaagaaagccgcttGAATCAAGCGACACGACGATTGAAGAGATCACAGCGGAGCCAACACCCCTGCTATGCAGCCCTAGTAAACACAATACTTTCCGTTGTCGCGCCACTGGCTTTATGCCATGCAATTCTGCTTCAAATGATCTTACTCGTGTTGTCCCATGTCTGGGAGGGCTCGTTCGAGCGAAATAATGTAACGCGCGGAATAgttattggcaaaaaaaaaaaaattgcaccacTACAACTTACACATGTGTAGTTCATTAACTGATGCTCATTCGGCTGACTAATGATTCCTCGACCTTCAATTGATTTCTGATGCGTTGACTTCTTTAGGAAATGCATTTGTACATGCCTTACACAACATGTGCCAGTTGTGAACCTTTCTCCTTCCACCATGAGCCAGCCAACTTGGCACAGCTTGAACGCGAGTGGTGCCCTGGGCGCACTGTTAAATTACATTaacgggttttacgtgccaaatccacgatctGTTAGGAGACACGCCATAGCGGGGTACTAGATCCAGAAAAAATTGGACCACCTGGAgctctttatcgtgcacctaaatctaagtatacgggtgttttcgcgtctcgcctccatcgaaatgcggcctccgtggccggcagtcggtcccgcgacctcgtgcttagcagcccaaataGGCTCACTGTTACGAAAGCAATAAGGATAAAATACATTCGGAAGGTTTCCCAAAAATTGCAATGAATTGTCATAAAAGTGAATTTCTTGCGGTGCAATGCGCACATAAAGGAGAGCGCCGTCTCTTCAGTGTTTTCACATACTGACGAGTTAGTTCTCTCGACATCTTTCCCGACGTAAAGGGACATCAAAGGTGAACGCGAAGTCGGGTCGAGTTGATAAATTGCGTCTATGGCGATAACAGTGAGGTTAGCTTTAGAACGCGTGGTGACATTGCAAGCCAAGAAGGACCCAACCAACGCGAGGCGGCTCGCGACACCTGGTTGAAGTTCCTCGACCTGACGTCATACATTACGTCAGGGTCGGTTAATTCTGTCTCGATGCGCTGAGGTTGCCTCGCGTTGTAACGGGCCTGGAAACATTGACGCAGCTACACGGGATAACTTAACCTGAGCGAAAGTACACGAAAAAGTCGTAAATAATCTGGAATCTGACTTTACACTGACGCAGCCGCACGCGGTTAGAAAAGCGATACTTTGGGTTTTgatttcttccctctttcttcatTCCTATTCCGCCAAATCAAAGAACTTCAGGCCTCTAAAAGAAACTGCGCCAGTCTCTGGTACTTCTTGTTCGTTTATGTTTGTTGGCGTATTAGGTGGGAGATACCTGGAGGCTGTCTTCTACGCGTATTCCCCATTGCGTTGGACCATCTGTCTATATCTGCGGTTGTGACCAGTGAAATTTGGCTGAGAACCGAGACTGAAAGCCCGCGTGACGCTGTTAGGTCCCGGTAACGGCGAGGTTATGGCGCAGCAAGAGATGAGCGCGCTGGCGCCGCACGACGCGTCGCCCGAAATACGTCGCAAAAAGCGCTCCATGTGGCTGCCGTTCCGAAGTCGTAACggtgcgcagcagcagcagcagcagcagcagccgtacCTCGATATGAACTCCATCTGCTTCCTGCAGGCGCCGACCGTTTACACCCTCCACCACTAGTGCTTTATTGTGCTTTTAACACAAACGCTAACGTGCTACGTGCTAATGTGAGACGACGCGAGCAGCTTGTGATTGTCGCTTTCCGAGTGACCGGCACTCTGGCTTAGCGTTGGGCGTTTATCCTGGAGAGAGTCGGCCTTGACCTTTAAGTGGGCCATTCTCGCAGTTTGAAGGTTGCCAGACACGCGGGCAGCGGTAGCACGCGTGGGCACACATCAGCGTGACCAGTTTGCCCCTTGGGCGACAGACTGCTTATTCGGAGCGCTCGTAACGTCTCTAACCGGTTGTTTGGGCTATTCGCGGTCCGCTGCTTGCCGAACATTTACTTCCTCCCCTCCCACTCAGGCAAACGCGCACACGCCCACCCCCTCACCCCGGCTCCAGACACACACAGCAATACAGCACCCACTGATGTCCGTGCGTGTTTGCGTTCGCGAGTGAGTGTGGGGGAGGGGACCCAGGGTTGATGTGTTGAGTTTTATGACGCGCTCGCCGAGGAGGCGCTGCGTCGTGGGAGGGTGGAACGGTTTGAAGCCATCATCGAGCCCGTTTGACGACAcgtggcaggcattcagagtaaATAAACACCGGCGACGAGTCATCTTGTTCCTTGTTTTGGGCTTCGGAGTCGCGCTTGTTTTGGTTTCGACATCGGCTCGGATTTCCTTCGCTTACCCTCTCGCTCTGCTTCGCGTACTTCTTCGGACTCGGCGGCACGCAGCAGACACTGGGCCTCGCGAAATTCCTGCTTACGCGTTCTGCCTTTGAGAGCTTTTTGTTTTTCCGGGTCAAGAAGCATCTTTCTCTCggtttaaagcgaagctttctttgcgtatAGGCCACCGTGATGTCGCGTCCGCCGGTTTATCGGTCGATATCTGGCAGCGTATGAGAGAGACAGAaatgaaggggaaaggcagggaggttaaccagacatcaatctccggttcgctaccctacactggggttggcaGACAGGGGTTCGAAAAAGGACAGAGAAGAAAGGGTTAAAACAGCGTATGAAATTTGAGCATTTAGCTAACCACTAGACAAACGCTTTGATTTACACAGGTTGAAACATGTGATTGAGTTGCGGAATTTGTTATTTAGTTTCATACAGTGACAATGAGGGTAACAACTTCAAATTAACTTTAATATAGATAGAAATTATATGTTTAGTTGACTCATACAGTTTGTGTCGGTCTGCACTTCTTGTCAGCACTCGATGATTTTTCCTGTTTTCAGTGCTCGATATACGGGGTTTGATTTTTGAAGGCACGTAAAACCGGTATGCAAACGAGACAGTACTAACGTATACGATTCTCTTACAAAGAGCAATTA
Proteins encoded in this region:
- the LOC142564475 gene encoding 15-hydroxyprostaglandin dehydrogenase [NAD(+)]-like, with amino-acid sequence MKDLKGKVALVTGAATGFGKAIVDLLLGRGCKVALLDMDCSVGKQTTAEFQAKYGKDSCIFLKCDVTDDQELDDCFCQTRSHFGGLDIVINNAGIAGEAKWKKIFAINAQAVFSGILLGLKYMGKDNGQKGGHIINVASDAGLRVKPMIPAYNAAKTAVVAMTRAFGSDLYLNRHGVKVNCICPEPMNTPMWWGISAFCKTREDTTAMALDFDKRVMTVEHVAKGILMILEDDKNGAALTAFHGQELRYFQFQDC